The Megalobrama amblycephala isolate DHTTF-2021 linkage group LG7, ASM1881202v1, whole genome shotgun sequence genome window below encodes:
- the LOC125271402 gene encoding galectin-5-like isoform X1, producing MVPYKSIIYGGVQPGKCIVIQGVINPQAKRVGFSLRHRTGIAFDYSPRFDENVVVCNCYENGKWGEEERSGQMPFERGQNFLVTICCCPDNYEVFVSGKKTHTFSRRYNNMEEIDVLEVSGDVQLTFVQP from the exons ATGGTCCCATACAAAAGCATCATATATGGTGGAGTACAGCCTGGAAAATGCATTGTCATCCAGGGAGTCATCAATCCCCAAGCAAAAAG AGTAGGGTTTAGTCTACGACACAGAACTGGAATTGCGTTTGACTACAGTCCTCGTTTTGATGAGAATGTGGTTGTTTGCAACTGTTACGAGAATGGGAAGTGGGGCGAGGAGGAACGGTCTGGACAGATGCCTTTTGAGAGAGGGCAAAATTTTCTG GTCACCATTTGTTGCTGTCCTGATAATTACGAGGTGTTTGTCAGTGGTAAAAAAACTCACACTTTCAGCCGTCGCTACAACAACATGGAAGAGATTGATGTTTTGGAAGTTAGTGGAGATGTGCAGCTGACCTTTGTGCAGCCCTGA
- the LOC125271402 gene encoding galectin-5-like isoform X2, with the protein MVEYSLENALSSRESSIPKQKVNRVGFSLRHRTGIAFDYSPRFDENVVVCNCYENGKWGEEERSGQMPFERGQNFLVTICCCPDNYEVFVSGKKTHTFSRRYNNMEEIDVLEVSGDVQLTFVQP; encoded by the exons ATGGTGGAGTACAGCCTGGAAAATGCATTGTCATCCAGGGAGTCATCAATCCCCAAGCAAAAAG TCAACAGAGTAGGGTTTAGTCTACGACACAGAACTGGAATTGCGTTTGACTACAGTCCTCGTTTTGATGAGAATGTGGTTGTTTGCAACTGTTACGAGAATGGGAAGTGGGGCGAGGAGGAACGGTCTGGACAGATGCCTTTTGAGAGAGGGCAAAATTTTCTG GTCACCATTTGTTGCTGTCCTGATAATTACGAGGTGTTTGTCAGTGGTAAAAAAACTCACACTTTCAGCCGTCGCTACAACAACATGGAAGAGATTGATGTTTTGGAAGTTAGTGGAGATGTGCAGCTGACCTTTGTGCAGCCCTGA